A genomic stretch from Erigeron canadensis isolate Cc75 chromosome 9, C_canadensis_v1, whole genome shotgun sequence includes:
- the LOC122581198 gene encoding uncharacterized protein LOC122581198, with amino-acid sequence MSSSSSNVDTSLMSLNEYLQSIWIPLNQIKSATNNFADENLLTQTSSELYKGQLFIQSSGEFVSIIVRASLSYDIAIQELKMLKNLRHNNIVPIFKYSVTDYKATHRLIIYKREVNESLDKHLSSSSMLSWMRRLHICVGIARALTYLHFDADEDQSVIHGNIKSSKILLDHHWEPKLHGFQFAVIAKRNQVYLIDTYKGSLLYLDPAYETTRGLTNKSDVFSFGVVLFEVLFGITASSVVPSTPDHDDNWYFARMARACYEEKKLDEKIDPNLRKQMNTESLNIFSETAYFCLKEQRSQRPDMKKVLQRLERALELHRIHESPEHSRAGKGTSSNHLKVKTLDHLKIQLSDIKLATNNFSDIYCIGSGGFATVYKAQLDHFDGNSSPTVNKGEKKVELPRRRGTIAIKRLFNRVDKKVELPKRRSTVAIKRIFGRVDGLAEKGFLAEIELLSKCKHPNIVSLTGYCDEEPEMILIYEYASNGSLEDYLGKSDKITKFTWVQRIKICIDIAYGLEYLHKVTEDKECIIHRDIKSANILLDDRWQAKIADFGLSKLHPTYIQRSTLLSANIGGTQVYLDPEYEKTGNLKTSSDIYSFGVVLCEIMSGNLAYDNIYNTMGLPSIVRQCFNDKTIEELVDPQLKEADENIYGLNEGLNHDSLYTFAKVASQCVAKAQVDRPTIEVIIKELEKSLNLQNNRKDNLLEAIKLGTQNFSVCNCTGIGRSWKLYKGEVLLANANGRTPTVAKRFDSGSDEGNSQFMTELKFLFEHKHKNIVGFVGYCNEMGEKVIVYEHASNGTLEKHLDNADLTWMKRLKIGLDVARGLEYLHTGGITKGKSMIHGDIKSSSILLDGDWRAKLSNFEELSYGSLSYKKLGFYDARLDMYSLGVVLLEMLVGRSACEEEIEEFKKFSLAKKWYKKDALDEMMFEGIKEQTVTRSLDAYSDITYKCLQQDNGYKTYWPGASEVVEKLTLALTEQEDHEIRETKLPKDYEKLSHMSGEGIIIPGRFKDFYDMLCDGFFFQEGKAWFSLGSNGKRNVMISAQKLSYTNRWQRKWLSIPESRFHVVAKMLDTMNMKVRIKIKPQLLLPGDNYGVHLVFKFKSGKCLAKQMFVNLTYKSGSDTLHSHFATLREDGWMTIELCQILNYKEDTEFKVVLESFSRSYCGRSSIYIEGVEFRTIEKEHEEDGSKEIKKYQETQIHEEIKKPEEIQHFPTDSKDRLTSTGLAIEGFLLKQVHYKKICFMLLDMEAPHQSSIAKPFHLKYSAESRFQGENELSKRQVFGIKGKIESQLLSPDKDYTCYLVFKLSETCHGLHCPVRVRDVLQWKNKETRLICFRPDTNGAKEREDGWMEVLVWKFNSNSQLRSNHIPMYLKFITYEGTMSGLIVSGLEIRPM; translated from the exons AGAGTATTTGGATCCCACTAAATCAGATAAAATCAGCTACCAACAACTTCGCTGATGAAAATCTTCTTACACAAACTTCTTCTGAACTTTACAAAGGACAACTCTTCATACAATCATCAGGAGAATTCGTCAGTATTATTGTACGAGCAAGTCTGTCATATGACATTGCAATCCAAGAGCTCAAAATGCTAAAAAATCTCAGGCATAATAATATTGTCCCTATTTTTAAATACTCTGTGACTGATTACAAAGCTACTCATCGGTTGATCATATACAAGCGCGAGGTGAATGAAAGTCTAGACAAACATCTAAGTAGCAGCTCAATGCTGAGTTGGATGCGGAGACTGCATATATGTGTTGGGATAGCACGTGCGTTGACTTACCTTCATTTTGATGCGGATGAGGATCAAAGTGTGATACATGGTAACATCAAGAGCTCCAAAATATTACTTGATCACCACTGGGAACCCAAGTTACATGGTTTTCAATTTGCTGTTATAGCTAAAAGGAACCAGGTTTACCTTATAGATACATACAAAGGCTCATTGTTATATTTGGATCCAGCATATGAAACCACTAGAGGTTTGACTAACAAGTCAGATGTCTTCTCCTTTGGTGTTGTTCTGTTTGAAGTCCTGTTTGGAATAACAGCATCATCTGTTGTTCCAAGCACCCCAGATCACGATGATAATTGGTATTTTGCTCGAATGGCCCGAGCCTGTTACGAAGAGAAGAAACTGGATGAGAAGATTGATCCCAATCTACGAAAACAAATGAACACAGAATCATTAAACATCTTTTCCGAGACAGCATATTTTTGCTTGAAGGAACAGCGGTCACAACGTCCAGATATGAAAAAAGTTCTCCAAAGACTTGAGCGAGCATTGGAACTTCATCGCATACATGAAAGTCCT gaACATTCAAGAGCTGGAAAAGGTACATCATCAAACCACTTGAAG GTGAAAACTCTAGATCACTTAAAAATTCAATTAAGTGACATAAAGTTGGCAACGAACAATTTTTCCGACATATATTGCATTGGGTCAGGTGGATTTGCTACGGTGTACAAAGCACAACTTGACCATTTTGATGGCAACAGTTCACCGACCGTGAATAAAGGAGAGAAAAAAGTTGAATTGCCTAGGAGGCGTGGCACTATAGCTATTAAACGTCTCTTCAATAGGGTAGACAAAAAAGTTGAATTGCCTAAGAGACGTAGCACTGTAGCTATCAAACGTATATTTGGTAGGGTAGACGGGCTAGCAGAAAAAGGGTTCCTTGCTGAAATTGAACTGCTTAGCAAGTGTAAGCATCCAAATATAGTTTCTCTTACCGGCTATTGTGACGAAGAACCAGAAATGATTCTAATTTACGAATATGCTTCTAATGGAAGCCTCGAAGATTATCTGGGAAAGAGTGATAAGATTACTAAATTTACTTGGGTTCAACGTATAAAAATATGCATTGATATTGCATATGGGTTAGAATACCTTCACAAAGTTACAGAAGACAAAGAATGTATAATACACCGGGATATAAAGAGTGCAAACATTCTATTGGATGATAGATGGCAGGCAAAGATTGCAGACTTTGGGCTCTCCAAGCTACACCCTACATATATCCAACGTAGCACCCTCCTTAGTGCTAACATTGGTGGTACCCAAGTGTACTTGGATCCAGAATACGAGAAAACTGGTAACCTGAAAACTAGCTCAGATATTTACTCTTTTGGAGTAGTTTTGTGTGAAATAATGTCTGGGAACTTGGCATATGATAATATCTACAATACAATGGGACTTCCGTCAATAGTAAGACAATGCTTTAATGACAAAACTATAGAGGAATTGGTAGATCCACAGTTGAAGGAAGCtgatgaaaatatttatgggcTAAATGAAGGGCTCAATCACGATTCGTTATACACATTTGCAAAAGTAGCAAGTCAATGTGTGGCAAAAGCTCAAGTTGACCGTCCAACAATAGAAGTCATCATCAAAGAGCTTGAGAAATCTTTGAACCTTCAA AATAATAGGAAGGACAACCTCCTTGAAGCCATAAAATTGGGCACACAAAACTTCAGTGTCTGCAACTGCACTGGAATAGGAAGATCCTGGAAGCTGTATAAAGGAGAAGTTTTACTCGCAAATGCTAATGGACGTACCCCCACTGTTGCAAAGAGATTTGATAGCGGATCCGATGAAGGAAACTCTCAATTTATGACAGAGTTGAAATTTCTTTTTGAGCATAAGCATAAGAACATCGTTGGTTTTGTAGGGTATTGTAACGAAATGGGTGAAAAAGTAATTGTTTATGAGCATGCGTCTAATGGAACACTCGAGAAGCATTTGGACAATGCAGATCTTACATGGATGAAACGCCTCAAGATAGGCCTCGATGTTGCAAGGGGATTGGAATATCTTCACACAGGTGGCATCACAAAAGGTAAGTCGATGATACATGGAGACATCAAAAGCAGTAGCATATTACTTGACGGTGATTGGAGGGCTAAACTTTCTAATTTTGAGGAGTTATCATATGGCTCACTCAGCTACAAAAAGTTGGgattttatgatgcacggttaGACATGTATTCATTGGGCGTGGTTTTATTGGAGATGTTGGTCGGGAGATCTGCTTGTGAAGAGGAAATAGAGGAATTTAAGAAATTTTCTTTGGCTAAAAAGTGGTATAAAAAAGATGCTCTTGATGAGATGATGTTTGAGGGTATAAAGGAACAAACTGTGACACGATCATTGGATGCATATTCTGACATCACCTATAAATGCCTTCAACAAGATAATGGTTATAAAACTTATTGGCCAGGTGCTAGTGAGGTGGTTGAAAAACTTACGTTGGCACTGACAGAACAA GAGGATCATGAGATACGGGAGACCAAACTCCCTAAGGACTACGAAAAACTATCTCATATGTCAGGTGAAGGCATTATTATTCCCGGAAGGTTTAAGGATTTTTACGACATGCTATGTGATGGATTCTTTTTTCAGGAAGGCAAAGCG TGGTTTTCTTTGGGGAGCAACGGAAAAAGAAATGTGATGATATCAGCACAAAAACTTTCATACACCAATCGTTGGCAACGCAAATGGCTATCAATTCCAGAATCAAG GTTTCATGTAGTAGCAAAAATGTTGGATACAATGAATATGAAGGTCCGAATTAAGATAAAACCTCAACTTTTACTTCCCGGAGACAACTATGGGGTTCATCTAGTCTTTAAGTTTAAATCAGGAAAATGTCTAGCTAAACAGATGTTTGTGAACCTAACGTACAAGAGTGGAAGCGATACTTTACACTCACACTTCGCCACATTGAGAGAAGACGGGTGGATGACGATTGAATTGTGCCAAATCCTGAATTACAAAGAAGATACTGAATTCAAAGTTGTACTGGAGAGCTTTTCGCGTAGCTACTGTGGAAGAAGTAGCATCTATATTGAAGGCGTAGAGTTTCGGACCATAGAAAAG GAACATGAAGAAGACGGCTCTAAAGAGATCAAGAAATATCAGGAAACTCAAATACATGAAGAAATCAAGAAACCAGAGGAAATACAACACTTTCCCACTGATTCTAAGGATAGATTGACGAGCACAGGATTAGCGATCGAG GGGTTCTTGCTCAAACAAGTACATTACAAAAAGATATGTTTTATGCTTTTGGATATGGAAGCTCCACACCAGTCTTCAATAGCAAAGCCTTTTCATTTGAAATATTCAGCCGAGTCGAG ATTTCAAGGGGAAAATGAGCTTTCAAAGCGTCAAGTGTTTGGTATTAAGGGCAAAATTGAAAGTCAACTTTTGTCGCCAGATAAAGATTACACGTGTTACCTTGTATTTAAGCTTTCGGAAACATGTCACGGGTTGCATTGTCCTGTGAGAGTAAGGGATGTTTTACAGTGGAAAAACAAAGAGACGAGACTAATTTGTTTTAGACCTGATACTAATGGGGCAAAAGAAAGGGAAGATGGATGGATGGAGGTTCTTGTGTGGAAATTTAACTCAAATTCTCAGCTCAGAAGCAATCATATTCCAATGTATCTGAAATTCATAACTTATGAAGGAACCATGTCTGGCCTTATTGTAAGCGGCCTCGAGATTCGGCCAATGTAA